The region AATAGCCAACGCAGACTAGATATTTACCCACTTTGCGAAATTGGGTCGTCGTGTTTTCTATTCGATTATCAACACTGTTCAGCCAGTGGTATTCGATTGCTCCGGACTCACTGGTCTTTGCAATATCCAGCATGTCGCGAATGATATTAATGCCGGATGCATCACTCAGATTAAGCACATTTGATCCGATCAGGGAATTTGAAGCGCCACCGCTGGCATACATAATTCCATCCAGCCCGACAACAAAAACATAGTATTCATTGCTGACGAATGGGCCTTGGCGGTTGCTGAACACACCAAAAGAATTTTCCGGACCGTTTTCCTGCAAAAAATCAACGGCGCGATCCAGCAACGCTGTAGCTTGCTTGGTTTCGGCACGCTCGATGGAGCCCTTATGCACGGGAGAAGTGTTCGGCGGGATATTGTCGGCGGCATATACACAGGATGCACCAAGCAGAGGTAGAACCAGGAAATTTGAGAGTTTGAATTTCATTATTTAATTTACTCCAGTCAGAAAGTAAACGCCGACGAAGTCCGCATCGTCGGCGATGCTGTAAATAAGATGCTGCAAAAATGATACATCGCGATATTTAATCGTTGGACGAGGCAAGTAAAGTTACTGACGATGCCGGGGACAATTAGACACATTCAGGCAAGCCAGAAGTATGCTCGACGTCACAAATCCGAGGTGAGCTAACGTCCCTCATCGTCATCTCACGGAGTGACCAACTGTACGCCATGTTTAGCGAATATTTTTGTCATCTCGCCAGATGAAACCAATTCATTGGTCGCGTCTTGTAACAATTTAATAAGCTCGACGTCATCCTTCTTCACTGCCATTCCAACAACCCAACCTGCGGATGACAAGCGTTGAAACTCGACCTTGCTTATTTGAAAATTTGGATCGTTTCTCAAAACCGATTCAATTTCGGAGCGGGCAGCGAGAACTCCATCCAGTTCGCCAGTCTTGAGATGTTCAAGTGCTTCCGCAGCAGTCGAATAGATTTTTACATTCTCACGAAACTTGCCGTCTTCAGCGCCTAGCATCAGAACAGCACTCATGGAAAGCTTTTCGACGCCTATCTTCTTGCCTGTCATCGAGTCGAGATTTTCGAAATCAGGCACTTTGCGTATATCCCTCACCAGACGAATCGTCTCGCGATGATAAGGTGCGAAAATTTCGACTTTATCATTTTCCGCCATCAGTCTCCGATCTACCGGCACGTGCAGCAGAACATCAGCCGGACCATATCCAAGATAGTGACCCTTCCAAACCATATCTCTCAAATCATCATTTACGTCATCTCGGGCCTGGAATGGAAGCAAGCTCAGTGTTAGCCCGATTTTTTTTGCCAGCGCGTTCGCTATATCAACATCAATGCCTTCGTCATTCGCCGAATAAGGCGCGAAATCTTTATAGACAGCAACCTTCAACGTACCAGACTGTTTGATTTTCAAATACTCTCCCTCAGCTCGCGCTGATGAGACCAAACTTAAGCATGACAGCGACAAAATTGCAGCGAGTACTTTACAAGTAAAATTGCTCATCATATGCACTCTTTTCTTTGTATAAGTAATATTGAACAATCAGTATCAATGGACGCTTCAGATGCGATTTATGCAACACGTTTCAATTATTGGGTTACCCGCAATGACTCAAGATATGTCTTGATAGCCCACATGGCTTCCTGATTTAAAAAACCCTCGAACGGTGGCATGTATACAGCGCCATTACGTACTTTCCCGTGGCGTATAGAGACCAAAAAATATTTATCTGTCTCTTTATAACAAGCTTGTTTCTTCGCATCATTGAGGTCAGTACAATCGCGATCCAATAGCCGCAAATCTGGCGCAATACCGCCGGATTGCGCTTGCAGTCCATGGCAACGTGCGCAATTTTGAGCATACGCCGAAGTTCCTATTCTCGTTGCTTCCTTTTG is a window of Sideroxydans sp. CL21 DNA encoding:
- a CDS encoding cache domain-containing protein, with translation MKFKLSNFLVLPLLGASCVYAADNIPPNTSPVHKGSIERAETKQATALLDRAVDFLQENGPENSFGVFSNRQGPFVSNEYYVFVVGLDGIMYASGGASNSLIGSNVLNLSDASGINIIRDMLDIAKTSESGAIEYHWLNSVDNRIENTTTQFRKVGKYLVCVGYYIHRASLEEATVMLHRAVAFLKKSGGKTAFAAFNDPASGFVIKDEYVFAIGLDDGKYRASGAAPYLTGTDVRELTDAAGKPIFKKMIELAKQNDGGTIDYVWRNPATNAIENKHTLIQRVGDVLLGVGYYTKD
- a CDS encoding transporter substrate-binding domain-containing protein, producing the protein MKIKQSGTLKVAVYKDFAPYSANDEGIDVDIANALAKKIGLTLSLLPFQARDDVNDDLRDMVWKGHYLGYGPADVLLHVPVDRRLMAENDKVEIFAPYHRETIRLVRDIRKVPDFENLDSMTGKKIGVEKLSMSAVLMLGAEDGKFRENVKIYSTAAEALEHLKTGELDGVLAARSEIESVLRNDPNFQISKVEFQRLSSAGWVVGMAVKKDDVELIKLLQDATNELVSSGEMTKIFAKHGVQLVTP
- the pedF gene encoding cytochrome c-550 PedF — translated: MKQYRNVIFACSLFAVALCPSLASAHGDVTPQPVDTKTLPALGPEWLDENPYSGQKEATRIGTSAYAQNCARCHGLQAQSGGIAPDLRLLDRDCTDLNDAKKQACYKETDKYFLVSIRHGKVRNGAVYMPPFEGFLNQEAMWAIKTYLESLRVTQ